In a single window of the Notamacropus eugenii isolate mMacEug1 chromosome 4, mMacEug1.pri_v2, whole genome shotgun sequence genome:
- the LOC140499594 gene encoding olfactory receptor 1f45-like, giving the protein MEERNQSRLSEFILLGLSDQPEQERILFLLFLFMYLISGLGNLLIILAITSDPRLHTPMYFFLSNLSLVDICFTSTTIPKMLNNYISKNRMISYCGCLAQVFFFIWFTGMDILLLTIMAYDRYVAICTPLHYNMVMTPKVCALLVGVSWFWICNNALTHTMLLNRLSFCGHNEIPQFFCDLSRLLKMACSDTFINDLIINTAGALTTFFPFIGILISYFHIFMAVLKISSVSGKKKAFSTCGSHLTVVCLFYGTIMGVYFSPTSTHTAQQDTAATVMYTVVTPMLNPFIYSLRNKDMKGALRMLITRKLGFSL; this is encoded by the coding sequence ATGGAAGAGAGAAATCAGTCCAGACTCTCCGAGTTCATCCTCCTAGGTCTTTCAGATCAGCCAGAACAGGAAAGGATCCTGTTCCTCTTGTTCCTCTTTATGTACTTGAtctcagggctggggaacctgttaATCATATTGGCTATTACCTCTGACCCCCGTCTCCACacccccatgtacttcttcctcagTAATTTGTCCCTGGTCGACATCTGTTTTACCTCAACCACCATTCCCAAGATGCTGAATAATTACATATCCAAAAACAGAATGATTTCTTATTGTGGGTGTCTAGCAcaagttttcttctttatttggtTCACTGGGATGGATATTTTACTCCTCACCATCATGGCTTATGACCGCTATGTGGCTATTTGTACCCCACTACACTACAACATGGTCATGACTCCAAAGGTCTGTGCCCTTCTGGTAGGAGTGTCTTGGTTTTGGATCTGTAATAATGCTCTGACACACACCATGTTACTGAACCGACTCTCATTCTGTGGCCACAACGAAATCCCTCAATTTTTCTGTGACCTCAGTCGCCTACTGAAGATGGCCTGCTCAGACACCTTCATCAATGACTTGATAATCAACACAGCGGGAGCATTGacaacattttttcccttcattggaATACTGATCTCctactttcacatttttatggcTGTATTAAAGATCTCATCTGTGAGTGGGAAGAAGAAAGCTTTCTCCACCTGTGGATCCCACCTCACTGTGGTCTGTCTCTTCTATGGGACAATCATGGGAGTGTACTTCAGCCCCACATCCACCCACACAGCCCAACAAGATACAGCTGCAACTGTGATGTACACTGTGGTCACTCCTATGCTGAACCCTTTTATCTACAGCCTAAGGAACAAGGACATGAAAGGAGCCTTAAGGATGCTCATCACTAGGAAACTAGGATTCTCTCTATGA